One genomic window of Desmospora activa DSM 45169 includes the following:
- the menH gene encoding 2-succinyl-6-hydroxy-2,4-cyclohexadiene-1-carboxylate synthase has translation MEVTVDGLKYHVQVKGSGPTLLLLHGFTGSIHTWDPWITDWATRFQVVRVDLPGHGKTATPKDPSRIEMVQVCRDLAGILDRIGVERASVLGYSLGGRTALSFALTYPERVRALVLESASPGLEQAEERQERVVRDEALARRIEAEGVVAFVRRWEEIPLFASQKRLPVAVREQIRGERLNQTAAGLAASLRGMGTGAQPSWWGKLESLTRPVLLITGEEDEKFCRIAKRIKTKLPGARLQMVDGAGHAVHVEQPRRFGTIVADFILDFQGC, from the coding sequence ATGGAAGTGACGGTGGATGGCTTAAAGTACCATGTGCAGGTGAAGGGATCAGGGCCGACTTTGTTGCTCTTACACGGGTTTACCGGCTCCATCCATACATGGGATCCTTGGATCACTGACTGGGCTACCCGTTTTCAAGTGGTGCGAGTGGATTTACCCGGTCATGGTAAAACCGCTACACCAAAAGATCCTAGCCGTATTGAGATGGTACAGGTGTGCCGCGATCTCGCCGGAATCTTGGATCGCATTGGGGTGGAACGGGCCAGTGTCTTAGGCTATTCTCTTGGTGGACGAACCGCCCTCTCCTTCGCCCTCACCTATCCTGAGCGGGTACGGGCGCTGGTGTTGGAGAGCGCTTCCCCGGGATTGGAGCAAGCGGAGGAGAGGCAGGAGCGGGTAGTTCGGGATGAAGCGTTGGCCCGGCGAATTGAGGCGGAGGGAGTGGTGGCGTTTGTACGTCGTTGGGAAGAGATTCCCCTTTTCGCCAGCCAAAAGCGGCTGCCTGTCGCCGTTCGGGAGCAAATCCGAGGCGAGCGCTTAAACCAGACTGCGGCGGGTTTAGCTGCCAGCCTACGCGGAATGGGAACTGGTGCACAACCCTCCTGGTGGGGAAAATTGGAGTCGCTTACCCGGCCGGTTCTGTTGATAACAGGGGAAGAGGATGAAAAGTTTTGCCGGATTGCAAAACGGATAAAGACAAAGCTTCCCGGTGCTCGCTTGCAGATGGTGGATGGAGCGGGGCATGCGGTCCATGTCGAACAACCCCGCCGTTTTGGTACAATAGTAGCGGATTTTATTTTAGACTTTCAGGGATGTTGA